Proteins from one Bradyrhizobium roseum genomic window:
- a CDS encoding N-formylglutamate amidohydrolase encodes MTQFDGELSPPFEIVEPAHWRAPIIFNSPHSGSVYPDEFLNASRIDVAALRRSEDSFMDELISDLSERGFPTVRVNFPRSYVDVNREPYELDPRMFTGRLPSFANTRSMRVAGGLGTIPRVVGDGQEIYRERLSVDDALGRIEALYKPYHRALRRLINKAHQAFGTVILVDCHSMPSVGVSRDEPRRPDIVIGDRYGTSCAGLLPDVVEETMSELGYSIGRNKPYAGGFITEHYGNPASGLHTVQLELNRAIYMDERRRERSPRFAQVAADFTALADALAQVPLGDLGPFQAAAE; translated from the coding sequence ATGACCCAGTTTGACGGCGAGCTGTCGCCCCCGTTCGAGATCGTGGAGCCGGCGCATTGGCGGGCGCCGATCATCTTCAACTCGCCGCACTCCGGCTCGGTCTACCCGGACGAATTCCTCAACGCCTCCCGGATCGACGTCGCCGCGCTGCGCCGCTCCGAGGATTCGTTCATGGACGAATTGATCAGCGACCTCAGCGAACGGGGCTTTCCAACCGTGCGGGTCAATTTCCCCCGCTCCTATGTCGACGTGAACCGCGAGCCCTATGAGCTCGATCCGCGGATGTTCACCGGACGCCTGCCGAGCTTCGCCAACACCCGCTCGATGCGGGTGGCCGGCGGCCTCGGCACCATCCCACGCGTGGTCGGCGACGGGCAGGAAATCTACCGCGAGCGGCTTTCCGTCGACGACGCGCTGGGGCGGATCGAGGCGTTGTACAAGCCATATCACCGGGCGCTGCGGCGGCTGATCAACAAGGCCCATCAGGCGTTCGGGACCGTGATTCTGGTGGATTGCCATTCGATGCCGTCGGTCGGCGTATCCCGAGACGAGCCGCGGCGGCCCGATATCGTGATCGGCGACCGCTATGGCACCAGTTGCGCGGGCCTGTTGCCCGATGTCGTCGAGGAGACCATGAGCGAGCTCGGCTATTCGATCGGCCGCAACAAGCCCTATGCCGGCGGATTCATCACCGAGCATTACGGCAACCCGGCGAGCGGCCTGCACACCGTGCAGCTCGAACTCAACCGCGCGATCTACATGGACGAGCGGCGCCGCGAGCGCAGCCCGCGCTTTGCGCAGGTGGCCGCCGATTTCACCGCGCTCGCGGATGCGCTGGCGCAGGTGCCGCTGGGGGATCTCGGGCCGTTCCAGGCGGCGGCTGAATAA
- a CDS encoding LysR family transcriptional regulator → MRFDLVDLQLFVAVAETRSITNGAQRVHLALASASERIKGLEEALGVGLLTRGRRGVELTAAGESLLDHARVVLHNVEAMRGDLAAFAHGAKATVRFLANTSGLSEYLPKTLAAFLAAHPHISIDVEERESAEIARAIAVGAADLGLAAEHALADNIERMPFSQDRLVLVAARDDELANRRQVDFSDVVKRDFVGLINSIALHAHISGHAARLGARLRFRARLNSFDAIGQMVAAGIGIGVMPEVAAKRCARSMKINVVRIRDSWANRKLVICARNFRALPKPAQQLAEHLRKSAPR, encoded by the coding sequence ATGCGTTTTGATCTGGTCGATCTGCAACTCTTCGTCGCGGTGGCCGAGACGCGCAGCATCACCAATGGCGCGCAGCGGGTTCACCTCGCGCTGGCCTCGGCGAGCGAACGGATCAAGGGGCTGGAGGAAGCGCTCGGCGTCGGACTTTTGACGCGCGGTCGCCGCGGCGTCGAACTGACGGCGGCCGGCGAAAGCCTGCTCGATCACGCTCGCGTCGTGCTGCACAATGTCGAGGCGATGCGCGGCGATCTGGCCGCCTTTGCCCATGGCGCGAAGGCGACCGTCCGCTTCCTCGCCAACACATCGGGGCTCTCGGAATATCTGCCGAAGACGCTGGCGGCCTTCCTGGCGGCGCATCCGCATATTTCGATCGACGTCGAGGAGCGCGAAAGCGCCGAGATTGCCCGCGCCATCGCCGTCGGCGCCGCCGATCTAGGCCTCGCCGCCGAACACGCGCTGGCCGACAATATCGAGCGGATGCCGTTCAGCCAGGACCGTCTGGTGCTGGTCGCTGCGCGGGACGATGAGCTGGCGAACCGGCGGCAGGTCGATTTCAGCGACGTGGTGAAGCGCGATTTCGTCGGGCTGATCAACTCGATCGCGCTGCACGCACATATCAGCGGACATGCGGCGCGGCTCGGTGCCCGCCTGCGCTTTCGTGCGCGGCTGAACAGCTTTGACGCGATCGGCCAGATGGTCGCCGCCGGCATCGGGATCGGCGTGATGCCCGAGGTGGCGGCCAAGCGATGCGCGCGGTCGATGAAGATCAATGTCGTCAGGATCAGGGATTCCTGGGCCAACCGCAAGCTCGTGATCTGTGCGCGCAATTTTCGGGCGCTGCCCAAGCCCGCGCAGCAACTGGCCGAGCACCTGCGCAAATCCGCGCCGCGATGA
- a CDS encoding FAD-dependent oxidoreductase yields MTDRVETQVLVVGGGPVGLTLAMDLARRGIRTVVAELRHKGEPPSVKCNHVSARSMEIFRRLGVAKAIRDAGLPADYPNDVSYRVSFTGKELSRIPIPCRRDRYTATGGPDTWWPTAEPPHRINQIYLEPTLSAHAETIPGLTLLHRVEITGFEQTPDGVTAQGTRLDNNQPITIRADFLVGCDGGRSAVRRAIGATLAGTAEVQRVQSTYIRAPSLLARSDLKPSWATFSLNPVRSGNVYAIDGRETWLVHNYLKPDEHEFDSVDRDWALRKILGVGDDFSYEILRKEDWIGRRLVADKFREGRVFICGDAAHLWVPMAGYGMNAGIADATNLAWLLAAHLSGWAPAEILDAHEAERLPITEQVSMFAMNHALSLSRQRSEVPHNIDADDEAGTQARMALGKQAYDLNVQQYCCGGLNFGYYYDKSPIIAYDEATPPAYGMADFTPSTVPGCRVPHIWLDDGRSLYDALGPDYTLMRFDSAIDVSDFMSEAARARVPIKLLDVTASEGGGAYDRSLVLARPDQHVAWRGNRAPENSRQLVALISGRQA; encoded by the coding sequence ATGACGGATCGGGTTGAGACGCAGGTTCTTGTCGTTGGCGGCGGTCCGGTCGGACTGACGCTGGCGATGGATCTGGCGCGGCGGGGAATCCGGACGGTCGTAGCCGAACTGCGGCACAAGGGCGAGCCGCCGAGCGTGAAATGCAACCACGTCTCGGCGCGCTCCATGGAAATTTTTCGGCGTCTCGGCGTCGCCAAGGCGATCCGGGACGCCGGCCTGCCGGCCGACTACCCCAACGACGTTTCGTATCGGGTCAGCTTCACCGGCAAGGAGCTGTCGCGCATCCCGATTCCGTGCCGGCGCGACCGCTACACGGCGACCGGCGGTCCGGACACCTGGTGGCCGACCGCCGAGCCGCCGCACCGGATCAACCAGATCTATCTCGAACCGACGCTGTCCGCCCACGCCGAGACGATCCCCGGCCTCACGCTGCTCCATCGTGTCGAGATCACCGGCTTTGAGCAAACGCCCGACGGCGTCACCGCGCAAGGTACCCGGCTCGACAACAACCAGCCGATCACGATCCGCGCCGACTTCCTCGTCGGCTGCGACGGCGGACGCTCGGCCGTTCGCCGGGCGATCGGCGCCACGCTGGCCGGCACCGCGGAAGTTCAGCGCGTGCAATCAACCTATATCCGCGCGCCCTCGCTGCTTGCGAGGAGCGACCTGAAACCGTCCTGGGCCACGTTCTCGCTCAACCCCGTCCGCTCCGGCAACGTCTATGCGATCGACGGCCGCGAGACCTGGCTGGTGCATAATTACCTGAAGCCCGACGAGCACGAATTCGACTCGGTGGACCGCGACTGGGCGCTGCGAAAGATCCTCGGTGTCGGCGACGATTTTTCATACGAGATCCTGCGCAAGGAGGACTGGATCGGCCGCCGGCTGGTCGCCGACAAGTTTCGCGAAGGCCGCGTGTTCATTTGTGGCGACGCCGCCCATCTGTGGGTGCCGATGGCGGGCTATGGCATGAATGCCGGCATTGCGGACGCGACCAATCTGGCGTGGCTGCTGGCCGCGCATCTGTCGGGCTGGGCGCCCGCCGAAATCCTCGATGCGCATGAAGCCGAGCGCCTGCCCATCACCGAGCAGGTATCGATGTTTGCGATGAACCACGCGCTGTCGCTGTCGCGCCAGCGAAGCGAAGTCCCCCACAATATCGATGCCGACGACGAGGCCGGCACGCAGGCGCGGATGGCGCTGGGCAAACAGGCCTATGATCTGAACGTTCAGCAGTACTGCTGCGGCGGGCTGAACTTCGGCTACTACTATGACAAGTCGCCAATCATCGCCTACGACGAAGCCACGCCGCCGGCTTACGGCATGGCGGACTTCACGCCATCGACGGTGCCGGGCTGCCGCGTCCCGCACATCTGGCTGGACGATGGACGCTCGCTCTATGACGCGCTGGGGCCGGATTACACGCTAATGCGCTTCGACAGCGCCATCGATGTTTCGGACTTCATGTCGGAAGCGGCGCGCGCGCGGGTGCCCATCAAGCTGCTGGATGTGACGGCGAGCGAAGGTGGCGGCGCGTACGATCGTTCGCTGGTGCTGGCGCGGCCCGATCAGCATGTTGCATGGCGGGGCAATCGAGCGCCGGAGAATTCCCGGCAACTGGTGGCATTGATTTCGGGGCGGCAAGCTTAG
- the cpdR gene encoding cell cycle two-component system response regulator CpdR → MHKILLAEDDNDMRRFLVKALENAGFQVSPHDNGLSAYQRLREEPFEMLLTDIVMPEMDGIELARRASELDPDIKIMFITGFAAVALNSDSEAPKNAKVLAKPVHLRELVSEVNKMLAA, encoded by the coding sequence ATGCACAAGATCCTTCTCGCTGAAGACGACAACGACATGCGCCGTTTCCTGGTCAAAGCGCTGGAAAACGCCGGGTTTCAGGTCTCGCCCCACGACAACGGCTTGTCGGCCTATCAGCGGCTGCGCGAGGAGCCCTTCGAGATGCTGCTGACCGATATCGTGATGCCGGAAATGGACGGCATCGAGCTGGCGCGCCGCGCCTCGGAACTCGACCCCGATATCAAGATCATGTTCATCACCGGCTTCGCCGCGGTCGCGCTGAATTCCGATTCGGAAGCGCCCAAGAACGCCAAGGTGCTGGCCAAGCCGGTCCACCTGCGCGAACTGGTCAGCGAAGTGAACAAGATGCTGGCGGCCTGA
- the hisN gene encoding histidinol-phosphatase, whose protein sequence is MTVIDFTAFIGRLATASGETILPFFRTSLSIDNKSASDFDPVTEADRAAEAVMRRLIKANFPQHGIVGEEFGNEREDAEYVWVLDPIDGTKSFIAGFPIWGTLIALLHQGTPVFGMMHQPYIGERFSGDSGSAQYSGPSGERRLAARRCASLSDATSYTTSPLLMNAADREIFGRVERSVKLSRYGGDCYSYCMLAAGHLDLVVETELKPYDIAALIPIVTGAGGVVTNWEGKPAQSGGRIVAAGDARVHEAALKLLNSQDI, encoded by the coding sequence GTGACGGTCATCGATTTCACAGCCTTCATCGGCCGCCTTGCCACCGCGTCCGGCGAAACCATCCTGCCGTTCTTCCGCACCTCGCTCTCGATCGACAACAAGAGCGCGAGCGATTTCGATCCGGTCACCGAGGCCGATCGCGCCGCCGAAGCGGTGATGCGCCGCCTGATCAAGGCAAACTTCCCCCAACACGGCATCGTCGGCGAGGAATTCGGCAACGAGCGCGAGGACGCCGAATATGTCTGGGTGCTGGATCCGATCGACGGAACCAAATCCTTCATCGCCGGCTTTCCGATCTGGGGAACCCTGATCGCACTGCTGCACCAGGGCACGCCGGTGTTCGGCATGATGCACCAGCCTTACATCGGCGAACGCTTTTCCGGCGACTCTGGATCGGCGCAATATTCCGGACCTTCCGGCGAGCGGCGGCTGGCGGCGCGGCGCTGCGCATCGCTCAGCGACGCCACCTCCTACACCACGAGCCCGCTCCTGATGAACGCCGCCGACCGCGAGATTTTTGGCCGGGTCGAGCGTTCGGTGAAGCTGTCGCGCTATGGCGGCGACTGCTATTCCTACTGCATGCTGGCGGCCGGACATCTCGATCTCGTGGTCGAGACCGAACTCAAGCCCTATGACATCGCGGCCCTGATCCCGATCGTCACCGGCGCCGGCGGCGTCGTCACCAACTGGGAAGGCAAGCCCGCCCAAAGCGGCGGCCGCATCGTCGCCGCCGGCGACGCCCGCGTGCACGAGGCGGCGCTGAAGCTGTTGAACAGCCAGGATATATGA
- a CDS encoding Bug family tripartite tricarboxylate transporter substrate binding protein has translation MRLPSKLLAGLTLLLLPVLLLPVPASAQDFPAKPIKLIVPFPAGGPNDIIARVIGQRMSEIAKQPVLIDNRGGQGGVLGTDAVAKAPADGYTIAISSAGALAISPSMEKVAYDTLKDLAPVTLVATVPEMLVVATNVPARDMKELVALAKAQPGKLNFASSGPGSLPHLAGELLKLTANIDIVHVPYRGAAPAVNDLLGQQVQMAFLDLPVLLPQVKAGALRPIAVGASERAPTATEVPTTTEAGMPGMIIENWYGMVAPAATPPAIVAALHKLATEAMADPAVKEKLAAQGATLVGDTPEHFRGFIDGEIKKWAKVIKDAGVVTTK, from the coding sequence ATGAGACTGCCGAGCAAGCTGCTGGCTGGACTAACGCTGTTATTGTTGCCTGTTCTATTGTTGCCTGTTCCGGCCTCGGCGCAGGATTTCCCCGCAAAACCGATCAAGTTGATCGTGCCGTTCCCGGCCGGTGGCCCCAACGACATCATCGCGCGGGTGATCGGCCAGCGCATGTCGGAGATCGCAAAACAGCCGGTGTTGATCGACAACCGCGGCGGCCAGGGCGGCGTGCTCGGCACCGACGCGGTCGCAAAGGCCCCGGCTGACGGCTACACCATTGCGATCTCGAGCGCGGGCGCGCTTGCCATCAGCCCGAGCATGGAAAAGGTCGCCTACGACACCCTGAAGGACTTGGCGCCGGTGACGCTGGTCGCTACCGTGCCCGAGATGCTGGTGGTCGCGACCAACGTGCCCGCCAGGGACATGAAGGAACTGGTCGCGCTCGCCAAGGCGCAGCCGGGCAAACTGAATTTCGCCTCGTCGGGTCCCGGCAGCCTGCCGCATCTGGCCGGCGAACTGCTCAAGCTGACGGCCAATATCGATATCGTGCACGTGCCCTATCGCGGCGCGGCGCCGGCGGTGAACGATCTGCTTGGCCAGCAGGTGCAGATGGCTTTCCTCGACCTGCCGGTGCTGCTGCCGCAGGTCAAGGCCGGGGCACTGCGGCCGATCGCGGTCGGCGCGTCCGAACGGGCGCCGACCGCGACGGAGGTGCCGACCACCACCGAGGCCGGCATGCCCGGCATGATCATCGAGAACTGGTACGGCATGGTCGCGCCCGCCGCGACGCCGCCGGCGATCGTCGCGGCATTACACAAGCTCGCCACCGAAGCGATGGCCGATCCGGCCGTGAAGGAAAAGCTCGCCGCCCAGGGCGCGACGCTGGTCGGCGATACGCCGGAACATTTCCGCGGCTTCATCGACGGCGAAATCAAGAAGTGGGCGAAGGTGATCAAGGATGCAGGTGTCGTGACGACGAAGTGA
- a CDS encoding isochorismatase family protein, giving the protein MDAMIVVDMQVGLFNGLPKHDLNGVIDRINRLAAKVRQRAGHVIFVQHCGGKDDDFEPETPGWTLLPDLHRDPADIVVRKSLNDPFAGTDLAARLQAIAPDRVLITGWATDFCVDATVRSAVSHHYDVVVVTDAHTLNDRPHLDAKGVIRHHHWVWSNLITARSITLAPADELLR; this is encoded by the coding sequence ATGGACGCGATGATCGTCGTCGACATGCAGGTCGGACTGTTCAACGGGTTGCCTAAGCACGATCTCAACGGTGTCATCGATCGCATCAACCGTCTCGCCGCAAAGGTGCGTCAACGGGCAGGCCACGTCATCTTTGTCCAGCACTGCGGCGGCAAGGACGACGACTTCGAGCCGGAAACGCCGGGCTGGACGCTGCTGCCGGACCTGCACCGCGACCCTGCCGATATCGTCGTTCGAAAATCCCTGAACGATCCATTCGCCGGGACCGACCTCGCGGCGCGCCTGCAGGCGATCGCGCCGGACCGGGTCCTGATCACGGGATGGGCGACCGATTTCTGCGTCGATGCCACCGTGCGGTCGGCCGTCTCGCACCACTACGATGTCGTCGTGGTAACCGACGCCCATACATTGAACGACCGTCCTCACCTCGACGCGAAAGGCGTGATTCGTCACCATCACTGGGTCTGGAGCAATCTGATCACCGCACGATCGATCACGCTCGCCCCGGCGGACGAGCTGCTGCGCTGA
- a CDS encoding Bug family tripartite tricarboxylate transporter substrate binding protein: MKVLRVLLTALSVLLPAVADAQDFPSKPIKLIVPFPPGGPNDIIARLVGQRMSEITRQPVLIDNRGGQAGVLGTDAIAKASPDGYTIGIVSASSLVINPTMEKVPYDVAKDFAPVTLVTTVPEMLVVASNVPASNMKELVALAKAQPGKLNFASAGVGGLPHLAGELLKLTANIDIVHIPYRGAAPAINDLLGQQVQMAFLDLPVLLPHIKAGTLRPIALGAPNRAPTSPDVPTTAEVGMPDILIENWYGMLAPGGTPEPIVSLLNRVANEAMNDPQVKQKLADQGLTVAGNTPAQFRDYIGSETRKWARVIKAAGLDTAK; this comes from the coding sequence ATGAAGGTTCTTCGCGTGCTTCTCACCGCATTGTCCGTGCTGCTGCCCGCCGTAGCGGACGCGCAGGATTTTCCCAGCAAACCGATCAAGCTGATCGTGCCGTTCCCGCCGGGCGGACCGAACGACATCATCGCGCGGCTGGTCGGCCAGCGCATGTCGGAAATCACGAGGCAGCCGGTGCTGATCGACAATCGCGGCGGCCAGGCCGGCGTGCTCGGCACCGATGCGATCGCGAAGGCTTCGCCCGACGGCTACACGATCGGAATCGTGAGCGCGAGTTCTCTGGTGATCAACCCGACCATGGAAAAGGTGCCCTACGACGTCGCAAAGGATTTTGCGCCGGTCACGCTGGTGACGACGGTGCCGGAAATGCTCGTGGTCGCCAGCAACGTGCCCGCGAGCAACATGAAGGAACTGGTCGCGCTCGCAAAAGCCCAGCCGGGCAAACTCAATTTCGCATCGGCCGGCGTCGGCGGCCTGCCGCATCTGGCCGGCGAATTGCTCAAGCTGACCGCCAATATCGACATCGTGCACATTCCCTATCGCGGTGCGGCGCCCGCCATCAACGACCTGCTTGGCCAGCAGGTGCAGATGGCGTTCCTCGATCTGCCGGTGCTGCTGCCGCATATCAAGGCCGGCACCCTGCGCCCGATCGCGCTCGGCGCGCCCAATCGCGCGCCCACCTCGCCCGACGTGCCGACCACCGCGGAGGTCGGTATGCCGGATATCCTGATCGAAAACTGGTACGGCATGCTCGCCCCTGGCGGGACGCCCGAGCCGATCGTTAGCCTCCTGAACCGCGTCGCCAACGAGGCAATGAACGATCCGCAGGTGAAGCAGAAGCTCGCCGACCAGGGCCTCACGGTGGCCGGCAACACGCCGGCGCAGTTTCGCGACTACATCGGCAGCGAGACGCGGAAATGGGCGCGCGTCATCAAGGCTGCCGGCCTCGACACGGCCAAGTGA